Proteins from a genomic interval of Quercus lobata isolate SW786 chromosome 11, ValleyOak3.0 Primary Assembly, whole genome shotgun sequence:
- the LOC115968661 gene encoding phospho-2-dehydro-3-deoxyheptonate aldolase 2, chloroplastic-like — MAFTAASSLSSKYLLLYPHQPFTPIFNSKPRHHKPISAIHAADPSKSYKSTDIATSSTTPVPIQWSLESWKSKKALQQPEYPDQIVLDSVLKTLESFPPIVFAGEARSLEDRLAEAAQGKAFLLQGGDCAESFKEFNANNIRDTFRLLLQMGVVLMFGGQMPVVKVGRMAGQFAKPRSDPFEEKDGVKLPSYRGDNINGDAFDAESRLPDPERMIRAYCQSVSTLNLLRAFATGGYAAMQRVTHWNLDFMEHSEQGDRYRELAHRVDEALGFMGVAGLTSDHPIMTTTDFWTSHECLLLPYEQALTREDSTSGLYYDCSAHMLWVGERTRQLDGAHVEFLRGVSNPLGIKVSDKMDPNELVRLIDILNPKNKLGRIAVIVRMGAENMRVKLPHLIRAVRRAGQFVTWVSDPMHGNTIKAPCGLKTRSFDAIRAEVRAFFDVHDQEGSYPGGVHLEMTGQNVTECVGGSRTITYNDLSSRYHTHCDPRLNASQSLELAFIIAERLRKRRLGSRHKVA, encoded by the exons ATGGCATTCACAGCCGcctcttctctctcctccaaaTATCTCCTCCTCTATCCACACCAACCTTTCACACCCATCTTCAACTCCAAGCCCCGCCACCACAAACCCATCTCAGCCATCCACGCTGCTGACCCTTCAAAGTCCTACAAATCAACAGACATCGCTACAAGCAGCACCACCCCAGTTCCCATTCAATGGAGCCTCGAAAGCTGGAAATCCAAGAAGGCTCTTCAGCAGCCAGAATACCCGGATCAGATAGTGCTGGACTCAGTTCTGAAGACCCTGGAGTCATTCCCTCCAATCGTGTTTGCTGGCGAAGCTAGGAGCTTAGAGGACCGTTTGGCTGAGGCAGCTCAAGGAAAAGCGTTTTTGCTTCAAGGTGGTGACTGTGCTGAGAGCTTCAAGGAGTTCAATGCCAACAACATTCGTGACACCTTCCGTCTTCTTCTCCAGATGGGTGTTGTTCTCATGTTCGGTGGCCAAATGCCCGTAGTCAAG GTGGGGAGAATGGCGGGTCAGTTTGCAAAGCCAAGATCAGATCCATTTGAGGAGAAGGATGGAGTGAAGCTGCCAAGTTACAGAGGAGACAATATCAATGGTGATGCATTTGATGCAGAATCAAGACTTCCAGATCCCGAAAGGATGATTAGAGCCTATTGCCAATCAGTCTCAACTTTGAACCTCTTAAGGGCATTTGCCACAGGAGGATATGCTGCAATGCAGAGAGTCACCCATTGGAATCTTGATTTCATGGAGCACAGTGAGCAGGGGGATAG GTACCGTGAACTGGCTCACCGAGTTGACGAGGCCCTTGGATTCATGGGTGTTGCTGGACTCACTTCAGACCACCCAATCATGACTACAACAGATTTCTGGACATCTCATGAATGCTTGCTTCTGCCTTATGAGCAAGCACTTACAAGAGAGGATTCTACTTCTGGGCTGTACTATGATTGCTCCGCTCACATGCTTTGGGTGGGAGAACGCACCCGACAACTTGATGGTGCCCATGTTGAGTTTTTGAGAGGAGTTTCTAATCCTCTTGGCATCAAG GTGAGTGACAAAATGGATCCAAATGAGCTTGTTAGGCTCATAGATATTCTAAACCCTAAAAATAAACTTGGAAGAATAGCAGTGATTGTAAGAATGGGAGCTGAGAACATGAGAGTGAAGCTTCCTCATCTGATCAGAGCTGTCCGTAGAGCAGGTCAATTTGTCACTTGGGTTAGTGACCCTATGCATGGGAATACCATTAAAGCTCCTTGTGGACTTAAAACCCGGTCTTTCGATGCAATCAGG GCTGAGGTGAGGGCATTCTTTGATGTACATGATCAAGAAGGAAGCTACCCTGGTGGAGTTCATCTAGAGATGACTGGGCAGAATGTAACAGAATGTGTAGGAGGCTCACGAACTATAACATATAATGATCTAAGCTCACGTTACCACACCCATTGTGACCCAAGGCTGAATGCTTCTCAATCTCTAGAGCTTGCCTTTATCATTGCAGAGCGGCTTCGAAAGAGAAGGCTTGGGTCGAGGCATAAAGTAGCCTAA